One window of Nostoc sp. C052 genomic DNA carries:
- a CDS encoding mannose-1-phosphate guanyltransferase, which produces MRAVLMAGGSGTRLRPLTCDLPKPMVPILNRPIAEHIINLLKRHQITEVIATLHYLPDVLRDYFQDGSDFGVQMTYAVEEDQPLGTAGCVKNIAELLDETFLVISGDSITDFDLTAAIAFHKQKKSKATLILTRVPNPIEFGVVITDEEARIRRFLEKPSSSEIFSDTVNTGTYILEPEVLEYLPANIECDFSKDLFPLLLAKDEPMYGYIAQGYWCDVGHLDAYREAQYDALDRKVNLDFAYKEVSHELWVGQNTYIDQTAVIETPVVIGDNCRIGARVQIEAGTVIGDNVTIGADANLKRPIVWNGAFIGDEAHLSACVISRGTRVDRRAHVLEAAVVGSLSTVGEEAQISPGVRVWPSKKIESGAVLNINLIWGNTAQRNLFGQRGVQGLANIDITPEFAVKLGSAYGSTLKPGSKVTVSRDQRNISRMVTRSLIAGLMSVGIDIQNLDATAIPIARTVIPTMSVAGGIHVRVHPDRPDYILIEFMDAKGINISKALEKKIEGAYFKEDMRRALIHEIGDVSYPSQVMDRYCTAFEKLLHVHTLRNSRAKVVIDYVYAVSGAVLPQMLDKFGADAVVLNASVNKTAMSITDREGLLTQLGHVVEALKANFGVQVSANGEQLILVDESGYPIRGETLTALMVDMILTANPRGTVVVPVHASSAIEQVARRHDGRVIRTKANPTALMEACQKNPNVVLGGSGETGFIFPQLHPGFDSMFCIAKIIEMLTIQERSLAAARSELPRVIHKTYTVRCPWTAKGALMRYLVETHPAQNLELIDGVKICQPYDDSWLLVLPDASEPLVHLYANSNDREWVDETVRNYRARVQSFVERQQEYQPAEV; this is translated from the coding sequence ATGCGTGCAGTACTGATGGCAGGGGGTTCGGGAACGCGGCTTCGCCCATTAACTTGCGATCTGCCGAAACCGATGGTGCCGATTCTAAATCGACCAATTGCCGAACATATTATCAATCTCCTCAAAAGACATCAAATTACGGAAGTAATTGCGACATTGCATTATTTACCTGATGTCTTGCGAGACTATTTTCAAGATGGCAGCGATTTTGGCGTCCAGATGACTTATGCGGTTGAAGAAGATCAGCCTTTGGGTACAGCCGGCTGTGTGAAAAACATTGCCGAACTTCTTGATGAAACTTTTTTAGTCATTAGCGGTGATAGCATAACAGATTTCGACCTCACAGCTGCGATCGCATTTCACAAACAAAAGAAGTCAAAAGCTACTTTGATTTTAACCAGGGTTCCCAACCCGATTGAGTTTGGGGTAGTGATTACCGATGAAGAAGCACGGATTCGGCGATTTTTAGAAAAACCCTCTAGTAGTGAAATTTTTTCTGATACCGTCAATACTGGTACTTACATTCTCGAACCAGAAGTTTTGGAATATCTGCCAGCCAATATTGAATGTGACTTTTCCAAAGACTTATTCCCCTTACTACTAGCAAAAGATGAGCCAATGTATGGTTACATTGCCCAAGGTTACTGGTGTGATGTTGGTCACTTAGATGCTTACCGCGAGGCTCAGTATGACGCTTTGGATCGGAAAGTCAATCTCGATTTTGCCTACAAAGAAGTTTCTCATGAGTTATGGGTAGGCCAAAATACTTACATCGACCAGACGGCTGTGATTGAAACCCCGGTAGTGATTGGTGATAATTGCCGCATCGGTGCAAGAGTCCAAATTGAGGCAGGAACCGTCATTGGAGATAATGTCACTATTGGTGCTGATGCTAATCTCAAACGTCCCATAGTGTGGAATGGGGCATTTATTGGCGATGAAGCACATCTTTCGGCCTGTGTAATTTCCCGTGGCACTCGTGTAGACCGCCGCGCCCATGTATTAGAAGCTGCTGTTGTGGGTTCCCTTTCCACGGTGGGAGAAGAAGCCCAAATTAGCCCTGGTGTGCGTGTTTGGCCTAGTAAAAAGATTGAGTCAGGGGCAGTTCTAAACATTAACTTGATCTGGGGAAACACCGCCCAACGAAATTTATTTGGGCAACGTGGTGTCCAAGGATTAGCTAATATTGACATCACCCCAGAATTCGCTGTGAAATTGGGATCTGCTTACGGTTCTACCTTGAAACCTGGTTCTAAGGTAACGGTTTCCCGCGACCAGCGTAATATTTCTCGGATGGTAACGCGATCGCTCATTGCTGGTTTAATGTCAGTAGGTATTGATATTCAAAATCTCGATGCCACAGCTATTCCCATTGCCCGCACAGTTATACCCACAATGTCGGTAGCTGGTGGTATCCACGTGCGTGTACACCCCGATCGCCCTGACTACATTTTGATTGAATTTATGGATGCCAAGGGCATTAATATCTCCAAAGCCCTGGAAAAGAAAATTGAAGGAGCTTACTTTAAGGAGGATATGCGGCGGGCGCTAATTCATGAAATTGGCGATGTATCTTATCCTAGCCAAGTCATGGATCGCTACTGCACTGCTTTTGAGAAACTTCTGCATGTTCATACACTCCGCAACAGTCGCGCAAAAGTGGTGATTGATTATGTTTATGCTGTATCGGGGGCAGTTTTACCCCAAATGTTGGATAAATTTGGCGCTGATGCAGTGGTGTTGAATGCCAGTGTCAATAAAACGGCGATGTCAATCACTGACCGAGAAGGATTGCTGACTCAGTTAGGCCATGTAGTGGAGGCATTAAAAGCTAACTTTGGCGTGCAAGTATCCGCAAATGGGGAACAACTAATTTTAGTTGATGAATCAGGCTACCCAATTCGTGGAGAAACTTTAACAGCACTGATGGTAGACATGATTCTGACGGCTAACCCCAGAGGAACAGTAGTAGTACCAGTTCATGCTTCCAGTGCCATTGAACAAGTCGCCCGTCGCCATGATGGCAGAGTGATTCGCACTAAAGCCAACCCGACAGCTTTAATGGAGGCTTGTCAGAAAAACCCAAATGTGGTATTGGGAGGTAGTGGAGAGACTGGTTTTATTTTCCCGCAACTGCATCCGGGCTTTGATTCCATGTTCTGCATTGCCAAGATCATTGAGATGTTGACTATACAAGAGCGATCGCTTGCGGCGGCGCGATCGGAATTGCCCCGTGTAATTCACAAAACTTATACAGTCCGATGTCCGTGGACAGCTAAGGGTGCTTTGATGCGTTACTTAGTGGAAACTCACCCAGCCCAAAACCTAGAGTTAATCGATGGAGTGAAAATTTGTCAACCCTATGATGACAGTTGGCTGTTAGTTTTACCAGATGCCAGCGAACCACTGGTGCATTTGTATGCAAATAGCAATGATCGCGAATGGGTAGATGAGACCGTGAGAAACTACCGCGCCCGTGTCCAGTCGTTTGTAGAAAGACAACAAGAATATCAACCCGCCGAAGTGTAA
- a CDS encoding DUF4363 domain-containing protein has protein sequence MNRFNPVLIVSLISLMVLVGCNKGEEPTAQTPPAGSSVSETSPSSTPTTSPETSASPTATTKADTAVSPTANTDFKGLEGVVTNTKAAVEAGNFAKAKGEFDKFEDFWSKVEDGVKVKSPNAYKEIEDKSDELKAGLKASAPNKQKLLTALASLNKNVTSVAKP, from the coding sequence ATGAATCGTTTTAATCCTGTACTGATAGTCTCTCTAATCAGCCTGATGGTTTTGGTTGGATGTAATAAGGGTGAAGAACCTACTGCACAGACACCACCTGCTGGGAGTTCTGTCTCCGAAACATCTCCTAGTTCCACTCCAACAACTAGCCCTGAAACATCTGCTAGTCCTACTGCGACAACCAAGGCTGATACAGCAGTTAGTCCCACTGCAAATACCGATTTTAAAGGTTTAGAGGGTGTTGTTACCAATACTAAGGCGGCAGTTGAGGCGGGAAATTTTGCCAAAGCTAAAGGGGAATTTGATAAATTTGAGGATTTTTGGTCAAAAGTTGAGGATGGAGTCAAAGTTAAGTCTCCCAATGCCTACAAAGAAATTGAAGACAAATCTGATGAACTCAAAGCAGGGCTTAAAGCCTCTGCACCAAATAAACAGAAATTGTTAACAGCCTTAGCGTCTCTTAACAAGAATGTCACTAGTGTTGCCAAGCCTTAA
- a CDS encoding response regulator transcription factor, translating into MKILLIEDEHRIAKALAEVLIDQNYLVDIASDGQIGWEFTKAFPYDLIVLDLMLPKLDGITLCRQLRQEGYSIPILLLTAKDTSTDKVIGLDAGADDYVVKPFDLQELMARIRALLRRGTTILPSIFEWEKLRLDPNSYEVTYNEKPVHLTPKEYRILELFLRHSHQVFNRNEILKHLWSFEEPPGEETIKVHIRSLRQKLKLAGANIDFIETVYGLGYRLKQTF; encoded by the coding sequence ATGAAAATTCTTTTAATTGAAGATGAGCATCGGATTGCAAAAGCACTTGCAGAAGTACTAATTGACCAAAATTATCTTGTTGATATTGCTAGTGATGGTCAAATAGGATGGGAGTTTACTAAAGCCTTTCCTTATGACTTAATAGTGTTAGATTTGATGCTACCCAAGTTAGATGGTATAACTTTGTGCAGACAACTAAGACAAGAAGGATACTCCATACCTATTCTATTGCTAACTGCAAAAGATACTAGCACCGACAAAGTAATTGGGTTAGATGCAGGAGCAGATGATTATGTTGTCAAACCATTTGATTTACAAGAACTAATGGCTCGTATTCGGGCTTTACTAAGACGAGGAACTACTATTTTACCCTCTATATTTGAGTGGGAAAAATTGCGTTTAGATCCAAATAGTTATGAAGTAACATATAATGAAAAACCAGTACATCTGACTCCAAAAGAATATAGAATTTTGGAATTATTTTTACGCCATAGCCATCAAGTATTTAATCGCAATGAAATTCTGAAACATCTTTGGTCTTTTGAAGAACCACCAGGAGAAGAAACAATAAAAGTTCACATTCGGAGTTTAAGGCAGAAGTTAAAATTAGCTGGAGCTAATATTGATTTTATCGAGACAGTATACGGTTTAGGCTATCGACTAAAACAAACTTTTTAA
- a CDS encoding cell wall metabolism sensor histidine kinase WalK, which yields MLQALGRRLLFSYLGVMVTIWGTSTTVVYHFLSYNLYQKLDGEIINLANAASHNLIAAPVEKKAINTRIPRILDNDDDGDLDIPWQDLRENHQGVEWFDANGKLLAKAGTTIARIPFIANFDITQHNKIRSITIPVYLHSSSISKKLQGYVRVSESIEELEEELDRLLWGFELGGLIVIILSGLGGWWLTRQSLQPIEQSIQQLKQFTADASHELRSPLTIIKTSVEVIMNYPDRIHPANLNKLEAISSASNQMTQLVEDLLLLARTDAVTNNQVIAWISIPIDELLEDLVDFWEQEAVSKEIILKSEISTEVFIKGEAIQLKRLLSNLLQNALHYTPKGGTVIVSLVKLDRLIAINIQDTGIGIAPEHIPLIFNRFWRADQARSQREGGLGLGLAIADAIARTHGGDITVTSEVGVGSCFQVRLPLVS from the coding sequence ATGCTTCAGGCTTTAGGCAGGCGGCTTTTATTTTCATATCTAGGTGTAATGGTAACAATTTGGGGAACTTCTACTACAGTTGTCTACCATTTTTTATCTTACAATCTTTATCAAAAATTAGATGGCGAAATTATCAATCTAGCAAATGCAGCTTCTCACAACTTAATAGCAGCGCCAGTGGAAAAAAAAGCAATTAATACTAGAATTCCTCGAATTTTAGATAATGATGATGATGGAGATTTAGATATTCCTTGGCAAGATTTACGTGAAAATCATCAAGGAGTCGAATGGTTTGATGCTAATGGTAAGTTATTAGCTAAAGCGGGAACCACTATTGCTCGGATACCATTTATTGCTAATTTTGACATCACCCAACATAATAAAATCCGCAGCATTACTATTCCTGTTTATCTGCATAGCTCAAGTATCAGTAAAAAACTTCAAGGGTATGTACGGGTAAGTGAATCTATAGAAGAACTAGAAGAAGAACTAGACAGACTTTTATGGGGATTTGAGTTAGGAGGACTAATTGTAATCATTCTTAGCGGTTTAGGTGGTTGGTGGCTAACAAGACAATCTTTACAGCCAATTGAGCAAAGTATTCAGCAATTAAAACAGTTTACTGCCGATGCTTCCCACGAGTTACGTAGTCCTTTAACAATCATTAAAACTTCTGTTGAAGTCATCATGAATTATCCAGATAGAATTCATCCAGCTAATTTGAATAAATTGGAAGCAATCTCATCTGCAAGCAATCAAATGACTCAATTAGTAGAAGATTTACTTTTATTAGCTCGCACGGATGCAGTCACGAATAATCAAGTGATTGCATGGATAAGTATTCCTATAGATGAACTATTAGAAGATTTGGTGGATTTTTGGGAACAGGAAGCAGTATCTAAGGAAATTATTCTGAAGTCAGAAATATCAACCGAAGTTTTTATCAAAGGTGAAGCTATTCAATTAAAGCGATTACTTTCTAATCTATTGCAAAATGCCTTGCACTACACACCGAAAGGAGGAACTGTCATAGTTTCTTTGGTTAAACTTGACCGGTTGATAGCAATAAATATTCAGGATACTGGTATTGGTATTGCTCCAGAACATATTCCGCTAATTTTTAATCGTTTTTGGAGGGCAGATCAAGCCAGAAGCCAGCGAGAGGGAGGCTTAGGCTTGGGATTAGCTATTGCCGATGCGATCGCTAGAACTCATGGAGGAGATATTACCGTCACCAGTGAAGTCGGTGTTGGTAGCTGCTTTCAGGTACGTTTGCCATTAGTATCTTAG
- a CDS encoding peptidase — MKRSFRKYHRIFGIILSVPLVLTVLTGMLVTFVREWSIGIGVPASFLLGIHTGEIFHLEKIYPILNGLGLLGLLATGLSMSGLFGKRTRQNPKN; from the coding sequence ATGAAACGTTCATTTCGTAAGTATCATCGAATCTTTGGCATTATCTTATCTGTGCCACTTGTTTTAACTGTATTGACTGGGATGTTAGTAACGTTTGTCCGTGAGTGGTCTATTGGTATAGGAGTTCCAGCTAGCTTCCTTTTAGGTATCCATACAGGCGAAATTTTTCATCTTGAAAAAATCTACCCAATTTTGAACGGATTAGGACTTCTGGGATTGTTGGCAACAGGATTAAGTATGTCTGGTTTATTTGGTAAAAGGACTCGGCAAAATCCCAAGAATTAA
- a CDS encoding glycosyltransferase: MKTNSSNSLLTVPTGPLKISELPLNDVGTSGASIELSLVIPTYKERDNIKNVVSILSQLLDESIPGNYELIVVDDDSPDQTWEIAQSLIPEYPLLRVMRRQQERGLSSAVIRGWQAATGNVLGVIDGDLQHPPEVLTQLLRSVEQGADLAVASRHVEGGGVSSWSVVRRLLSRGAQLLGLVILPGVLGRVSDPMSGYFMVRRSAIANATLNPVGYKILLEVIGRGNVDQVAEVGYVFRERKEGESKVTWKQYIDYIHHLVRLRLSTGRVGRLSKKVNFPVGLFLRFGLVGFSGVFVDMAILYLLSDPTTLAWPLTRSKIIAGEIAILNNFFWNDAWTFADVSTRQQEWHQRLKRFLKFNAICLAGLVLNVLILNLVFNFIIHNRYIANFIAIAVATIWNFWINLKLSWRVTDVK; encoded by the coding sequence ATGAAGACAAACTCATCCAACTCGCTGTTAACAGTACCAACTGGCCCACTAAAGATTTCAGAGTTACCTCTTAACGATGTGGGTACAAGTGGTGCATCTATCGAGCTTTCTCTAGTAATTCCTACTTATAAAGAGCGTGACAACATCAAGAATGTAGTTAGCATATTGAGTCAGTTACTAGATGAATCTATTCCAGGAAACTATGAACTAATAGTGGTAGACGATGATAGCCCAGACCAAACTTGGGAAATAGCGCAATCCTTAATACCAGAATACCCCCTGTTGCGGGTGATGCGACGCCAACAGGAACGGGGGCTATCGTCAGCGGTGATTCGTGGGTGGCAAGCTGCGACGGGGAATGTGTTGGGGGTAATTGATGGAGATTTGCAGCATCCGCCAGAGGTGCTGACGCAATTGTTGCGTAGTGTTGAGCAGGGAGCAGATTTAGCTGTAGCCAGCCGTCATGTGGAAGGAGGCGGTGTTAGTAGCTGGAGTGTCGTGAGGCGTTTATTATCTCGTGGCGCTCAGTTGTTAGGCTTGGTAATCTTACCGGGGGTACTGGGCAGAGTTTCCGACCCCATGAGTGGTTATTTTATGGTGCGTCGGAGTGCGATCGCTAATGCAACACTCAATCCAGTTGGATACAAAATTCTCCTCGAAGTAATCGGCCGGGGAAATGTAGACCAAGTTGCCGAAGTTGGGTATGTGTTCCGCGAACGCAAAGAGGGCGAGAGTAAGGTGACATGGAAGCAATATATAGATTACATCCACCACTTAGTACGGTTGCGGCTTTCCACAGGTCGAGTTGGACGGTTGAGTAAAAAAGTCAATTTCCCCGTTGGTCTATTCCTCCGCTTTGGATTAGTTGGCTTTAGTGGCGTATTTGTAGATATGGCAATACTTTACTTACTCAGCGATCCCACTACCTTGGCTTGGCCACTGACACGCAGCAAAATTATTGCGGGTGAGATTGCGATTTTAAATAATTTCTTCTGGAATGATGCTTGGACATTTGCTGATGTCAGCACCAGACAGCAAGAATGGCATCAACGCCTGAAACGGTTTTTGAAATTCAACGCCATTTGTCTGGCTGGACTGGTATTGAATGTACTGATCTTGAATTTGGTATTCAATTTTATTATTCACAACCGTTATATTGCCAACTTTATTGCGATCGCAGTTGCTACTATCTGGAATTTCTGGATTAATTTGAAACTTAGCTGGCGTGTCACCGACGTGAAATAA
- a CDS encoding phospholipid carrier-dependent glycosyltransferase translates to MRVLFLDAFYFYKKIISLLLASAKHRSQHKHWHNWQARLPPFWVHSWLNLMWLLIGLSLRLANLTAKPPWTDEFSTLVFSLGNTFLGVPLDRAIAPNNLLQPLQLNPTASIGDVVHNLATQDSHPPLYFVLAYLWMKLFPSDGGLVSLFGARLLPAILGAASIPCIYFLGRVAFRSSLVGHLAAAMMAVSPYGVFLAQEARHYTLAILWVIASLTCLVIATHHIQNRTPLPIWIALLWVGINALGIATHYFFTFTLCTEVVVLIFLAWLQLQTNSKFSLLFSSSWRRIYAVAIGTSVAGLIWIPVLLENKNRGVLTEWIRGSRVGLDWLSPIFQALGTLIAMICLLPVESSQALVLIPSGVVMLTFFIWAVPILLRGIKIQLQHPENGMMIQVFAGVVSSAIALFFIFTYFLGIDLTRGARYNFVYFPAIVILLGASLAACWHLPQELLGKELEKNGIKTIGRWGINGKKAVILIWSMGFLSAVTVFCNLGYQKYYRPDLFVQLIQQISPVPVLIATTHKTYVHTGEMMGVAREIKLGNSLQKPLFLLAHQDQDPNTSSIALENTLNKLPRPFDLWLVNFHAPVAEAVKTCVISDTQSLPSVDGYEYELYHCQ, encoded by the coding sequence ATGAGAGTTCTTTTCCTAGATGCATTCTATTTTTACAAAAAAATTATCTCGTTGCTACTTGCCTCTGCCAAACATAGGTCACAACACAAGCATTGGCATAATTGGCAGGCTCGACTTCCTCCTTTCTGGGTTCACTCTTGGCTGAACTTAATGTGGTTGCTCATCGGCCTCAGCTTGCGTCTAGCCAACTTGACAGCAAAGCCTCCTTGGACTGATGAGTTTTCCACCTTGGTGTTTAGCTTGGGAAATACTTTTTTAGGAGTACCCTTAGATCGAGCGATCGCACCTAATAACTTATTGCAACCACTGCAACTAAACCCAACGGCTAGTATTGGTGATGTGGTTCATAACTTAGCTACACAAGATAGTCATCCACCTCTATATTTTGTGCTGGCTTATCTGTGGATGAAATTATTTCCCAGCGATGGGGGATTAGTCTCGCTGTTTGGGGCCCGATTATTACCAGCAATCCTCGGCGCTGCCTCCATTCCATGTATTTACTTCTTAGGTAGAGTAGCGTTTCGTTCATCATTAGTCGGACATTTGGCTGCCGCTATGATGGCAGTATCACCCTACGGTGTATTTTTAGCACAAGAAGCGCGTCATTACACTTTGGCAATCTTATGGGTAATTGCTTCCCTCACCTGCTTAGTAATTGCCACACATCATATTCAAAACCGCACACCTTTACCCATCTGGATAGCACTGTTGTGGGTAGGAATTAATGCTTTAGGTATTGCAACTCATTATTTCTTCACCTTCACTCTCTGCACAGAAGTCGTAGTTTTGATTTTTCTTGCTTGGCTGCAATTGCAAACTAACAGCAAATTTTCTCTCCTCTTCTCTTCTTCCTGGCGGCGCATCTATGCCGTTGCTATAGGTACTTCTGTGGCGGGTTTAATTTGGATACCAGTCTTATTAGAGAATAAAAATCGTGGTGTTTTGACCGAGTGGATTCGAGGTTCACGCGTTGGACTAGATTGGTTAAGCCCAATTTTTCAGGCTTTGGGAACACTGATTGCCATGATTTGCCTATTACCAGTGGAATCTTCTCAAGCTTTGGTTTTGATTCCTTCTGGAGTGGTGATGTTGACTTTCTTTATTTGGGCAGTACCAATTTTGCTACGTGGAATTAAGATTCAACTACAGCATCCAGAAAACGGCATGATGATTCAGGTGTTTGCTGGAGTAGTAAGCAGTGCGATCGCTTTATTCTTTATCTTTACCTACTTTTTGGGCATCGATCTGACCAGAGGCGCTAGATATAACTTTGTTTACTTTCCGGCGATCGTTATTTTACTAGGCGCAAGTCTGGCAGCTTGTTGGCATCTTCCCCAGGAATTGCTGGGAAAAGAACTAGAGAAAAATGGCATCAAAACCATCGGTAGATGGGGAATAAATGGCAAAAAAGCCGTGATATTAATTTGGTCAATGGGATTTTTGAGTGCAGTTACAGTATTCTGCAATCTCGGCTATCAAAAATATTATCGCCCTGACCTCTTTGTGCAACTAATTCAACAAATATCCCCAGTGCCAGTACTGATTGCCACTACCCACAAAACTTATGTACACACTGGGGAAATGATGGGCGTAGCTAGGGAGATTAAACTTGGCAATTCACTCCAGAAACCTCTGTTTCTCCTTGCCCATCAAGACCAAGACCCCAATACTTCCAGCATAGCTCTAGAAAATACTTTAAATAAATTACCACGACCTTTTGACTTATGGTTGGTAAACTTTCACGCCCCCGTCGCAGAAGCCGTCAAAACATGCGTTATATCTGATACTCAATCTTTACCAAGCGTCGATGGCTACGAATATGAACTTTATCATTGTCAATAA
- a CDS encoding iron uptake porin: MSKAKVLWSFLQQATLVVLVASTVGSNTLAMPAAVYANASPPNNTTLKSGSNQTEQSLDSPATNDAVAQVTSVSQLSDVQPTDWAFQALQSLVERYGCIAGYPNSTYRGNRAMTRYEFAAGLNACLERVNELIATSTNDLVKKQDLATLQKLQEEFTTELATLRGRVDAVESRATELQAHQFSTTTKLNGEAIFAVAGIVSGDNARGEKINLNPILGDRIRLNFDTSFTGKDLLRTRLQATNLNAFSGNSTFTPEGDFRFAGGTFANDNNNSVGIDALLYQFPLTQKTNVIVEANAGAADDFTNTVNPYLDGDGGSGALSHFGTRNPIYYLVNGAGLGIQHQFSKNLELSLGYLANDPANPQNQSGLFNGAYGAIAQLTIKPTEKFTLGLTYVNSYNNDFTANGSTGSNRANLRSALLNNPNLPNDLAPFSGSDLPVSSNSYGAEASLQLSDKFILGGWAGYTNTRILASNGSGINRGSLDIWNWAVTLGFPDLGKKGNLAGIVVGMEPYVTNSSVAQIGKDKNNSYHLEAFYQYKVSDNITITPGIIWLTSPDNNSNNNDAVIGALRTTFTF; this comes from the coding sequence ATGTCAAAAGCAAAAGTTCTCTGGAGTTTTCTTCAGCAGGCTACATTAGTTGTGCTTGTTGCCTCAACTGTTGGTTCTAATACACTGGCGATGCCTGCGGCGGTCTACGCCAACGCATCTCCTCCAAATAACACTACATTAAAATCTGGAAGTAACCAGACCGAGCAATCTCTAGATTCTCCAGCAACTAATGATGCTGTCGCACAAGTTACCTCCGTATCTCAATTATCAGATGTGCAGCCTACTGATTGGGCATTTCAAGCGCTGCAATCACTAGTAGAACGTTACGGCTGTATTGCTGGATATCCCAATAGTACATACCGCGGTAATCGAGCGATGACGCGATATGAATTTGCGGCGGGTTTGAATGCTTGTCTAGAACGTGTCAATGAACTCATTGCTACCTCAACTAATGATTTAGTCAAGAAACAAGATTTAGCCACATTACAAAAATTGCAAGAGGAATTTACCACCGAACTAGCAACCTTACGCGGTCGAGTCGATGCGGTGGAATCACGCGCTACAGAACTGCAAGCACATCAGTTTTCTACCACTACCAAACTCAATGGTGAAGCTATTTTTGCAGTGGCAGGAATTGTCTCAGGAGATAATGCTAGAGGAGAAAAAATCAATCTGAATCCTATTTTAGGCGATCGCATCCGTCTCAACTTTGACACCAGTTTTACAGGTAAAGATTTACTCAGAACTCGACTCCAAGCCACAAACCTGAATGCCTTCTCTGGCAACTCTACATTTACACCAGAAGGTGACTTCCGGTTTGCTGGTGGTACTTTTGCCAATGACAACAACAATTCTGTCGGCATCGATGCACTGTTGTATCAGTTCCCTCTCACTCAGAAAACAAATGTCATCGTTGAAGCAAATGCAGGTGCAGCAGATGATTTTACTAATACAGTAAACCCTTACTTAGATGGAGATGGTGGTAGCGGCGCTCTTTCTCATTTTGGGACTCGCAACCCGATTTACTATCTAGTTAATGGTGCTGGTTTAGGAATTCAGCACCAGTTCAGCAAGAATCTAGAACTAAGTTTGGGATACTTAGCTAACGATCCTGCTAATCCTCAAAATCAAAGTGGTTTATTCAACGGTGCTTATGGAGCTATAGCCCAGTTAACGATCAAACCTACTGAAAAATTCACCCTTGGTTTGACTTACGTTAATTCTTACAATAATGACTTCACTGCCAATGGTAGTACAGGTAGCAACCGTGCTAACCTGCGTTCAGCTTTACTGAATAATCCCAATTTGCCAAATGATTTAGCTCCATTTTCTGGTTCTGATTTACCAGTATCTAGTAATTCTTATGGTGCAGAAGCATCATTACAACTGAGTGATAAATTTATCTTGGGTGGTTGGGCTGGTTACACTAACACTCGTATTTTGGCAAGCAATGGAAGTGGAATTAATCGGGGAAGTCTGGATATCTGGAACTGGGCGGTTACTTTGGGATTCCCCGACCTTGGTAAAAAAGGGAACCTAGCGGGTATTGTGGTTGGTATGGAACCTTATGTGACAAATTCAAGTGTCGCCCAAATTGGCAAAGACAAGAACAATTCATATCATTTAGAAGCATTCTACCAGTATAAAGTGAGCGATAATATTACCATTACTCCCGGAATTATTTGGTTGACTTCGCCGGATAACAACAGCAATAACAATGATGCTGTCATTGGTGCATTGAGAACTACTTTTACTTTCTAA